A genomic region of Branchiostoma lanceolatum isolate klBraLanc5 chromosome 4, klBraLanc5.hap2, whole genome shotgun sequence contains the following coding sequences:
- the LOC136433190 gene encoding probable sodium-coupled neutral amino acid transporter 6 isoform X2: MSASAEETDPLLFSNHKDGSEEEESSIQTSIGGLRQGDSHEAQGKASFGMSVFNLMNAILGSGILGLAYAMSESGVVLFSILMMMVAIIASYSIHLLLRMCEISGVKSYEDVGYAALRKPGKFLAAGAILLQNIGAMSSYLFIVKTEFPSVIRTFMHLPPDAQAWYLNGDYLLLLVAGLVIAPLAALRRIEFLGYTSGLSIACMVFFTSVVVAKKFSYPCPVPPQDWSNVTIPSNASWFPLMNSTNTDHMVALQNSSCVQDCTAKMVILTERTAYALPTMAFSFVCHTAVLPVYVELKRGSVRRMQNVANASIGISFILYMLSALFGYLTFYGNVHSELLESYNSYNPHDAVILVCRLAVLVAVILTVPVVHFPARKAITLMLFPGRPFSWLVHLSITLCLMVLVNCLAIFVPDIKDVFGLAGATSSTFLVFILPGLFYLKVSSERRFALHKILAAVIAGGGTCLCVLSLTLITSDIIHRAT, encoded by the exons ATGTCAGCATCTGCTGAGGAAACAGACCCACTTCTCTTCAGTAACCATAAAGATGGCAGCGAAGAAGAG GAGAGCAGTATCCAGACCAGTATCGGTGGTCTGCGGCAGGGCGACAGTCATGAGGCGCAGGGCAAGGCCTCGTTCGGCATGTCTGTCTTCAACCTCATGAATGCCATCTTAGGCAGCGGGATCCTGGGACTGGCATATGCCATGTCGGAGAGTGGAGTGGTTCTATTCTC AATCCTGATGATGATGGTTGCCATCATAGCCAGCTATTCCATCCATCTCCTGCTCAGGATGTGTGAGATTTCAG GGGTGAAGTCATATGAGGATGTAGGCTATGCTGCGTTGAGAAAACCAGGAAAG TTTTTGGCTGCAGGGGCAATTCTACTTCAAAATATAGGAG CCATGTCCAGTTACTTGTTTATAGTGAAGACAGAGTTCCCCTCTGTCATCAGGACCTTCATGCACCTCCCACCTGATGCACA AGCCTGGTACCTTAATGGAGATTACCTACTGTTACTGGTGGCTGGGTTGGTTATAGCACCGCTAGCTGCCCTCAGGAGAATAG AATTCCTTGGCTACACCAGTGGACTGTCTATAGCCTGTATGGTGTTCTTCACTTCAGTG GTTGTTGCAAAAAAATTTAGCTACCCCTGCCCAGTGCCTCCACAGGACTGGTCCAATGTGACGATTCCCAGCAATGCTTCGTGGTTTCCCCTGATGAACAGTACCAATACTGATCACATGGTGGCGCTGCAGAACAGCTCATGTGTGCAGGACTGCACAGCAAAAATGGTCATCCTGACAGAAAGG ACTGCCTATGCCCTCCCCACCATGGCCTTCTCCTTTGTGTGCCACACAGCAGTCCTTCCTGTGTATGTGGAACTCAAGAG GGGTAGTGTGAGAAGGATGCAGAACGTGGCCAACGCTTCCATCGGTATCTCATTTATCCTGTACATGCTGTCTGCACTGTTTGGTTACCTCACATTCTATG GTAATGTCCACTCTGAGCTGCTGGAGAGTTATAACTCCTACAACCCCCATGATGCTGTGATCCTGGTGTGCCGGCTCGCTGTGCTGGTGGCTGTCATCCTCACTGTGCCTGTGGTGCACTTCCCT GCCAGGAAAGCGATCACCCTAATGCTGTTCCCTGGCCGCCCGTTCTCCTGGCTGGTGCACCTGAGCATCACGCTGTGCCTCATGGTACTGGTCAACTGTCTGGCCATCTTTGTACCAGACATCAAGGACGTCTTCGGACTGGCAG GAGCGACCTCCTCCACCTTCCTGGTGTTTATCCTGCCTGGCCTGTTCTACCTCAAAGTCAGCAGTGAACGCCGGTTTGCTCTGCACAAAATATTG gcGGCTGTGATAGCTGGTGGTGGAACGTGCCTGTGTGTCCTAAGCCTCACTCTCATCACCTCAGATATCATCCACAGAGCAACATGA
- the LOC136433190 gene encoding probable sodium-coupled neutral amino acid transporter 6 isoform X1 encodes MATVPVEDAATSINSDYFYGVTASTEREPLLGAFRRESSIQTSIGGLRQGDSHEAQGKASFGMSVFNLMNAILGSGILGLAYAMSESGVVLFSILMMMVAIIASYSIHLLLRMCEISGVKSYEDVGYAALRKPGKFLAAGAILLQNIGAMSSYLFIVKTEFPSVIRTFMHLPPDAQAWYLNGDYLLLLVAGLVIAPLAALRRIEFLGYTSGLSIACMVFFTSVVVAKKFSYPCPVPPQDWSNVTIPSNASWFPLMNSTNTDHMVALQNSSCVQDCTAKMVILTERTAYALPTMAFSFVCHTAVLPVYVELKRGSVRRMQNVANASIGISFILYMLSALFGYLTFYGNVHSELLESYNSYNPHDAVILVCRLAVLVAVILTVPVVHFPARKAITLMLFPGRPFSWLVHLSITLCLMVLVNCLAIFVPDIKDVFGLAGATSSTFLVFILPGLFYLKVSSERRFALHKILAAVIAGGGTCLCVLSLTLITSDIIHRAT; translated from the exons ATGGCAACAGTGCCGGTGGAAGATGCGGCGACGTCCATCAATTCCGACTATTTCTACGGCGTTACGGCCTCGACGGAGCGCGAACCCCTGCTAGGAGCTTTCCGTAGG GAGAGCAGTATCCAGACCAGTATCGGTGGTCTGCGGCAGGGCGACAGTCATGAGGCGCAGGGCAAGGCCTCGTTCGGCATGTCTGTCTTCAACCTCATGAATGCCATCTTAGGCAGCGGGATCCTGGGACTGGCATATGCCATGTCGGAGAGTGGAGTGGTTCTATTCTC AATCCTGATGATGATGGTTGCCATCATAGCCAGCTATTCCATCCATCTCCTGCTCAGGATGTGTGAGATTTCAG GGGTGAAGTCATATGAGGATGTAGGCTATGCTGCGTTGAGAAAACCAGGAAAG TTTTTGGCTGCAGGGGCAATTCTACTTCAAAATATAGGAG CCATGTCCAGTTACTTGTTTATAGTGAAGACAGAGTTCCCCTCTGTCATCAGGACCTTCATGCACCTCCCACCTGATGCACA AGCCTGGTACCTTAATGGAGATTACCTACTGTTACTGGTGGCTGGGTTGGTTATAGCACCGCTAGCTGCCCTCAGGAGAATAG AATTCCTTGGCTACACCAGTGGACTGTCTATAGCCTGTATGGTGTTCTTCACTTCAGTG GTTGTTGCAAAAAAATTTAGCTACCCCTGCCCAGTGCCTCCACAGGACTGGTCCAATGTGACGATTCCCAGCAATGCTTCGTGGTTTCCCCTGATGAACAGTACCAATACTGATCACATGGTGGCGCTGCAGAACAGCTCATGTGTGCAGGACTGCACAGCAAAAATGGTCATCCTGACAGAAAGG ACTGCCTATGCCCTCCCCACCATGGCCTTCTCCTTTGTGTGCCACACAGCAGTCCTTCCTGTGTATGTGGAACTCAAGAG GGGTAGTGTGAGAAGGATGCAGAACGTGGCCAACGCTTCCATCGGTATCTCATTTATCCTGTACATGCTGTCTGCACTGTTTGGTTACCTCACATTCTATG GTAATGTCCACTCTGAGCTGCTGGAGAGTTATAACTCCTACAACCCCCATGATGCTGTGATCCTGGTGTGCCGGCTCGCTGTGCTGGTGGCTGTCATCCTCACTGTGCCTGTGGTGCACTTCCCT GCCAGGAAAGCGATCACCCTAATGCTGTTCCCTGGCCGCCCGTTCTCCTGGCTGGTGCACCTGAGCATCACGCTGTGCCTCATGGTACTGGTCAACTGTCTGGCCATCTTTGTACCAGACATCAAGGACGTCTTCGGACTGGCAG GAGCGACCTCCTCCACCTTCCTGGTGTTTATCCTGCCTGGCCTGTTCTACCTCAAAGTCAGCAGTGAACGCCGGTTTGCTCTGCACAAAATATTG gcGGCTGTGATAGCTGGTGGTGGAACGTGCCTGTGTGTCCTAAGCCTCACTCTCATCACCTCAGATATCATCCACAGAGCAACATGA
- the LOC136433191 gene encoding tRNA (guanine(37)-N1)-methyltransferase-like, whose product MTLCGRFCCIVNRNKTFLQTTVSRFLLVMSENLFTPPPGVRGMEVLDRQAFNLTVQVPAIKIPTKAIGGLLKPLRSILLKRPNTKKLVDIPDDQLHKVLLFDPDKVVPEEHLTGEHGKLLQENGVTAVPQLYDLQLGYDSWTAQEVLTAILPEGEVTTAFSRVGHIAHLNLRDHQLPYKTLIGQVIMDKNQGITSVVNKTNIINNTFRFFSMELIAGEDKTTVTVKENHCSFEFDFAQVYWNPRLGTEHERITNKLSARDVVYDVFAGVGPFSIPAARKRCEVLANDLNPESYKWLVHNTKLNKVQDRVRTFNMDGRQFIKEVVKKDMIDRCQGEDADLQDHTSHVIMNLPAMAVEFLDVFRGLLAGEMLPEYQPPMIHCHTFSKADDPAADARRRVEEVLGAALPKDHYIHRVRDVAPNKEMMCVSFQMPLEVLRTHQGETDPSEPDRKKLKTET is encoded by the exons ATGACTCTTTGTGGACGTTTTTGCTGTATTgttaacagaaacaaaacattcctTCAGACGACAGTTTCGCGTTTTTTGTTGGTGATGTCTGAAAACCTGTTCACCCCTCCCCCTGGTGTGAGGGGCATGGAAGTTCTGGACAGACAGGCTTTCAACCTGACTGTACAAGTACCAGCGATCAAG ATACCAACGAAAGCCATTGGTGGACTGTTGAAGCCCCTGAGGAGTATTCTGTTGAAGAGGCCAAACACAAAGAAACTAGTGGACATTCCTGATGACCAGCTGCACAAGGTCCTGCTGTTTGACCCTGACAAGGTTGTACCTGAGGAACACTTGACAGGAGAGCATGGCAAACTGCTACAGGAAAATGGG GTAACAGCTGTTCCACAGCTGTATGACCTACAGCTGGGTTATGACAGCTGGACAGCACAAGAGGTGCTAACTGCTATCCTGCCCGAGGGAGAGGTGACTACAGCCTTCAGCAGGGTGGGACATATCGCCCACCTCAACCTCCGGGATCACCAGCTGCCTTACAAGACCCTCATAG GTCAGGTGATCATGGATAAGAACCAGGGCATCACATCTGTGGTGAACAAGAccaacatcatcaacaacacCTTCAGGTTCTTCTCCATGGAGCTGATTGCTGGAGAAGACAAAACTACCGTGACTGTCAAGGAGAACCACTGCTCCTTTGAGTTTGACTTTGCCCAAGTGTACTGGAACCCTCGGCTGGGAACTGAACACGAGAGAATCACCAACAAGCTCAGTGCGCGGGATGTCGTGTATGACGTGTTTGCAGGGGTGGGTCCATTCTCCATCCCTGCTGCTAGGAAGAGATGTGAAGTCCTGGCAAATGACTTGAACCCTGAGTCCTACAAATGGCTCGTGCACAACACGAAACTGAACAAGGTGCAGGACAGGGTCAGAACATTCAACATGGACGGGAGACAGTTTATTAAGGAGGTCGTGAAGAAAgacatgattgacaggtgtcaaGGAGAGGACGCGGATCTTCAGGATCACACAAGTCACGTGATCATGAACCTGCCAGCCATGGCGGTGGAGTTCCTGGACGTGTTCCGAGGACTGCTGGCGGGGGAGATGTTACCGGAGTACCAACCTCCCATGATCCACTGCCACACCTTCTCCAAGGCTGACGACCCGGCAGCAGATGCCAGGCGCAGGGTGGAGGAGGTGTTGGGAGCTGCCCTGCCAAAGGACCACTACATACACAG AGTAAGAGATGTGGCCCCAAATAAGGAGATGATGTGTGTGTCCTTCCAGATGCCCCTGGAGGTGCTACGCACTCACCAGGGTGAGACAG ATCCCTCTGAACCAGACAGAAAGAAGCTGAAGACAGAGACATGA
- the LOC136433189 gene encoding kelch-like protein 23 yields the protein MSAAEENTGTLRSQEFYEPFHAEKILSGLNELRTDGNFIDVLLLVSGQTLPCHRAVVASCSAYFRAMFYTGMKESRQEVIQVDGISADALALLLDYAYTARLVITQENVQPLLEAANFLLFHEVKEACVSFLAKELDPCNCLGIHRLARIQDLDRLADGAQTFALKHFTEVSAQEEFFELCKDDLIQLISNDDLQVEEETTVLMAVLRWVQHDSVSREEEMGDVLRHVRLEIIPPNELKGIVEMEPSLDTEHVRDVLSAVVAKYSDTDGTKVRSRKTEMMLVIGGNTGEPHPDVYLYDPCGNTWTACARWPGYERHSYVTTPVGRDVYVTGGSNRARTEELTTVWVYSVEKDAWREAPAMPTARCAHGAAELGGYLYAVGGWQGGLTLNDVERYDPKTEKWEVLTPMVQSVRRCGVAAFRYKLYVICGYDGNIVYANVQCFDPVTESWSTVSICPRPRFRIATAVMADSIYVVGGATTICDRYDPDTNEWTPAARMTHGRKHVGVTVVMDKLYVTGGAYAGSAYASVDRYDPATNSWEVAAMLPRAMYSHGCVKVKVKKKVKRAKTD from the exons ATGTCCGCTGCAGAGGAGAATACCGGGACTCTCCGCTCACAGGAGTTCTACGAGCCGTTCCACGCCGAGAAGATCCTGTCGGGCTTGAATGAGCTGCGGACTGACGGGAACTTCATCGACGTGCTGCTGCTGGTGAGCGGACAGACCCTGCCCTGCCACCGCGCTGTGGTCGCCTCGTGCTCCGCCTACTTCCGCGCCATGTTCTACACCGGCATGAAGGAGAGCCGACAGGAGGTCATACAG GTAGACGGGATCTCGGCCGATGCTTTGGCCCTGCTGCTGGACTACGCCTACACAGCAAGACTCGTCATCACTCAGGAGAACGTCCAGCCGCTCCTGGAGGCCGCCAATTTCCTCCTGTTTCACGAGGTGAAGGAGGCCTGTGTGTCGTTCCTGGCGAAGGAGCTGGATCCGTGCAACTGCCTGGGGATCCACCGCCTGGCCAGAATCCAGGACCTGGATCGCCTTGCGGACGGCGCCCAGACCTTCGCGCTGAAACATTTCACAGAAGTTTCCGCGCAAGAGGAATTCTTTGAGCTCTGTAAAGACGACCTGATTCAGTTGATTTCTAACGACGACTTGCAGGTCGAAGAGGAGACGACGGTGCTGATGGCTGTGCTACGATGGGTGCAGCATGACTCGGTTAGCAGGGAGGAAGAGATGGGGGATGTTTTAAGACACGTCCGACTGGAGATAATTCCTCCCAATGAACTGAAAGGCATTGTTGAGATGGAACCTTCGCTGGACACAGAACATGTTCGGGACGTGCTCAGTGCTGTAGTCGCAAAGTATTCTGATACGGACGGAACAAAAGTGCGTTCACGAAAAACTGAGATGATGTTAGTAATCGGGGGGAATACAGGTGAGCCACACCCTGACGTTTACCTCTACGACCCCTGCGGAAACACCTGGACGGCATGCGCTCGGTGGCCCGGGTACGAACGTCATAGCTACGTCACGACGCCTGTCGGGAGGGACGTTTACGTCACAGGAGGGTCGAATCGAGCCCGGACAGAAGAACTGACAACCGTGTGGGTGTACTCCGTAGAGAAGGACGCGTGGCGGGAGGCCCCGGCCATGCCCACGGCACGCTGCGCGCACGGCGCCGCCGAGCTGGGCGGCTATCTGTACGCGGTTGGCGGCTGGCAGGGCGGTCTCACTCTCAACGACGTGGAGCGGTACGATCCTAAAACCGAGAAGTGGGAGGTTCTGACACCCATGGTTCAGTCTGTGCGCAGGTGTGGCGTGGCGGCCTTCAGGTACAAACTGTACGTCATCTGTGGATATGACGGCAACATTGTGTATGCTAATGTCCAGTGTTTCGACCCCGTTACGGAGAGCTGGAGCACCGTGTCCATCTGTCCCCGGCCCCGCTTCAGGATCGCCACGGCCGTCATGGCAGACTCCATCTATGTGGTGGGCGGAGCGACTACCATATGCGACAG GTATGATCCAGACACAAACGAGTGGACCCCTGCCGCCCGGATGACGCACGGACGTAAGCACGTCGGCGTCACCGTCGTCATGGACAAGCTGTACGTGACGGGAGGAGCGTACGCCGGGAGTGCCTACGCCTCGGTGGACCGCTACGACCCGGCCACGAACAGCTGGGAGGTCGCCGCCATGTTACCTCGAGCCATGTATAGTCACGGCTGTGTCAAGGTGAAAGTCAAGAAGAAAGTCAAACGGGCAAAGACTGACTAG